AGCGCATCGGCGCTGCGTTGCGTGACCGCCCATGATCATGCGTGTCTCTCTGTCCCTCGGCACGTTCAGTATCGTCGCGTTGATCACAGCGCTTTGGCTTGGCCCAGTGACGCTCGCCGATCCATTCGCGAGCGATTTGCGCACGCACACCATAGTTTGGGACATTCGCTTTCCGCGCGCGCTGACCGCCTGGATCGTCGGTGCGGCGTTGGGCCTCGCCGGCGCGGCGCTGCAAGGTTTGCTGCGTAACCCGCTCGCGGATGCGGGTGTGCTGGGACTTTCGGGATTCGCCGCGTTGGGTGCTGTTCTGGCGTTTGCGTTCGGCATGAGCGCTCTGGCGCCGGTCGGCGCTGTTGCGTTCGCGTTTGCCGCCGCAGCGCTTGTAACATCGCTCGCCGCCGCGGCGCGAGGGCCGGCGAGCCTTGTCTTGATCGGCGTCGGCCTCTCGAGCTTCGCCGGCGGGCTCATCGCGCTTGCGCTCAATCTTGCGCCCAATCCAGGAGCGTTGTCCGATCTGGTGAATTGGACGTTGGGTTCGGTGGAAGGGCGCTCGCTGCAAGACGCTGCGTTGGCCGGAACACTACTTGCCACAGGCGCCGCACTGATCTTCGCTGCTGCACGCGGCTTGCAAGCGTTGACACTTGGAGAGGAATCCGCCGCAGCGATTGGCGCAGACGTAGGCGCCACGCGTCTGCTCGTTGTGCTGGGCGCGGCGTGCTGCACGGGCGGCGCCACAGCCGTCGCCGGCGTCATCGGATTCGTCGGCATCGCTGCGCCGCACCTTGTTCGCGCACTTGCCGGCCATGATCCGGCGCGCCTATTGCTGCCAAGCGCGTTGGCCGGCGGGGCGATGCTCGTCTACGCGGATTTGATCGTGCGCGTGCTGCCAACCGATACCGAGCTGAAGCTTGGCGTCGCCGCTGCGTTGCTTGGAGGGCCGGTGTTTGCACTCATCGCAGCTCGTCTCGCAGCGCGGGGAGGCGAAGCATGAGCGCGTTGCTCGATCTCACCGCAGCAACGGTGCTTCTCCGTGGCCGCCTTGTATTGGACGCGGTATCTCTAACGATCGCGCGGGGCGAGGTCGTCGCGTTGCTCGGTCCCAATGGCGCCGGCAAGACCACCTTGCTGCGCGCTGCGCTCGGCTTGGTGGACGCCGCATTCGGAACGGTGCGCCTTGGCGGCTCCGACCCGATGTTGCTGTCGGCGCGAGACCGCGCCTTGCGCGCCGCCTATCTGCCACAACGCCCGCAATCGATATGGCCGCTCAGCGTCGAAGGCCTGGTCGCGCTTGGACGCTACGCA
This window of the alpha proteobacterium U9-1i genome carries:
- a CDS encoding vitamin B12 ABC transporter (permease component BtuC), yielding MIMRVSLSLGTFSIVALITALWLGPVTLADPFASDLRTHTIVWDIRFPRALTAWIVGAALGLAGAALQGLLRNPLADAGVLGLSGFAALGAVLAFAFGMSALAPVGAVAFAFAAAALVTSLAAAARGPASLVLIGVGLSSFAGGLIALALNLAPNPGALSDLVNWTLGSVEGRSLQDAALAGTLLATGAALIFAAARGLQALTLGEESAAAIGADVGATRLLVVLGAACCTGGATAVAGVIGFVGIAAPHLVRALAGHDPARLLLPSALAGGAMLVYADLIVRVLPTDTELKLGVAAALLGGPVFALIAARLAARGGEA